A window from Carassius carassius chromosome 40, fCarCar2.1, whole genome shotgun sequence encodes these proteins:
- the foxi1 gene encoding forkhead box protein I1 has product MFLEGERIMNAFGQQPSSQQTSPLQHHNAQDILDMTVYCDTNFSMYQQNLHHHHHHAQRPPAHPSSYGLGEYTSATANPYLWMNSPGITSSPYLSGPNGGSYIQPGFGSNQRQFLPPPTGFGSADLGWLSISSQQELFKMVRPPYSYSALIAMAIQNTQDKKLTLSQIYQYVADNFPFYKKSKAGWQNSIRHNLSLNDCFKKVARDEDDPGKGNYWTLDPNCEKMFDNGNFRRKRKRRADGNGSSLSVKSEDALKLAETASQMSASPQSLQNSPTSSDPKSSPSPSAEHTPCFNNFIGNMNSIMAGNGNGIRSRDVSSGHLGDFTHGMSGHETVSSSEPGHLSTNRLNYYSASHNNSGLINSLSNHFSVNNLIYSRDGTEV; this is encoded by the exons ATGTTTCTAGAGGGAGAGCGGATTATGAACGCGTTCGGGCAGCAGCCGTCGAGCCAGCAGACCAGTCCTCTCCAGCACCACAACGCACAGGACATCCTGGACATGACCGTGTACTGCGACACCAACTTCAGCATGTACCAACAGAACCtccaccatcaccaccaccacgCGCAGAGGCCACCTGCGCATCCTTCCAGCTACGGCCTGGGCGAATACACCTCAGCCACAGCCAACCCTTACCTGTGGATGAACAGCCCGGGTATCACCTCATCCCCCTACCTCTCAGGTCCGAACGGAGGCTCTTACATTCAGCCAGGATTTGGGTCGAACCAGCGGCAGTTTCTTCCTCCTCCCACGGGCTTTGGAAGCGCGGATCTCGGTTGGCTGTCCATTTCAAGTCAGCAAGAACTTTTCAAGATGGTTAGACCGCCTTACTCATATTCAGCGCTGATTGCGATGGCTATTCAGAACACGCAGGATAAGAAACTGACGCTCAGTCAGATTTATCAGTATGTGGCGGACAACTTTCCTTTTTATAAGAAAAGCAAAGCCGGATGGCAGAACTCCATAAGACACAATCTATCCTTGAACGATTGTTTTAAGAAAGTAGCGCGGGATGAGGACGACCCTG gaaaaggaAATTACTGGACTTTGGACCCCAATTGCGAGAAAATGTTCGATAACGGCAACTTcagaaggaagaggaagagaagagCTGACGGAAACGGCAGTAGCCTGTCGGTAAAATCTGAGGACGCGCTCAAATTGGCGGAAACGGCGAGTCAGATGAGCGCGTCTCCGCAGAGCCTCCAGAACTCTCCGACCTCAAGCGATCCCAAATCTTCCCCCTCACCGTCCGCAGAGCACACCCCGTGTTTTAACAATTTTATCGGTAACATGAACTCAATAATGGCTGGAAACGGCAACGGCATCAGAAGCAGAGACGTCAGTTCTGGACACTTGGGGGACTTTACGCACGGCATGTCTGGACATGAAACTGTCTCTTCATCAGAACCAGGACATCTCAGCACCAACAGACTGAACTACTACTCAGCGTCCCATAATAACAGTGGCTTGATCAACTCGCTTTCCAACCATTTCAGTGTCAATAACCTCATATACAGCCGGGACGGAACAGAAGTTTAG